One genomic segment of Centropristis striata isolate RG_2023a ecotype Rhode Island chromosome 13, C.striata_1.0, whole genome shotgun sequence includes these proteins:
- the LOC131982902 gene encoding sphingosine kinase 1-like codes for MEKDASEPDPSRQRNGVVGVLYGEFTDTLNDGVRYSVSLTESSLTIQRISSSPGRTKVVFNLTDCVGCRAHRGPDSADVGAYFTAYFYPFKRRWMSAGVARQRVEQCFRVALVQDPLANLQEAERWACAIRDASVLQAPRRDGVAYMEVRRPCRVMILVNPHSGRGQALQLFTGHVQGMLTEAAVPYTLVITEHQNHARELVRKADLSQCDALVIMSGDGLLFEVINGLMDREDWQEAIQTPLGILPGGSGNALAASVHHYSQSPPAWNEELLLSCGFMLCKGLVGSMDLVSIHLASRQRLFSFLSLTWGFVADVDIESEKYRHVGAIRFLMGTLVRLASLRVYQGRLAYLPVKEAPKLPKGSIKTKHPPSTPQHPSLCSSLPCRLIPNTSPNQNSRHNHISTNSNHNTITNSSNNTITTKRPETQSDGKTRAPEDSLLPGLDQPVPESWTVVKEEDFVLVLAIYQSHLAEDLWTAPGAMADDGVIHLFYVTAGISRPALLRLFLAMEKGGHLACGCPHLVYEKVKALRLEPVSPQGMITVDGEMVEYGPVQAQIHPGLARLICG; via the exons ATGGAGAAAGACGCCTCTGAACCGGACCCATCCCGCCAGCGGAACGGGGTCGTGGGCGTGCTGTACGGGGAGTTCACCGACACGCTCAACGACGGGGTCCGGTACTCGGTGAGCTTGACGGAGAGCTCCCTGACCATCCAGAGGATCTCCTCGTCACCCGGCCGGACTAAGGTGGTTTTTAACTTGACCGACTGTGTGGGCTGCCGGGCGCACAGAGGGCCGGACAGCGCGGACGTCGGCGCCTACTTTACAGCCTATTTCTACCCGTTCAAGAGGCGCTGGATGAGCGCCGGAGTGGCCCGGCAGAGAGTGGAGCAGTGCTTTCGGGTCGCGCTGGTCCAGGACCCGCTCGCAAACCTCCAGGAGGCTGAGAGGTGGGCTTGTGCCATCAGAGACGCCTCGGTGCTGCAGGCGCCCCGGAGAGACG gtgtggcGTATATGGAGGTGCGTCGGCCCTGCAGAGTCATGATTCTGGTGAACCCTCACAGCGGCCGGGGCCAGGCTCTCCAGCTCTTCACCGGCCACGTACAGGGCATGCTCACTGAGGCCGCCGTCCCCTACACACTCGTCATCACAG AGCACCAGAACCACGCACGGGAGCTGGTGAGGAAGGCGGATCTGTCGCAATGTGACGCTCTGGTTATCATGTCTGGAGATGGGCTGCTGTTTGAG GTGATAAATGGTCTGATGGACCGAGAGGACTGGCAAGAGGCCATCCAGACCCCTCTGGGTATTCTACCAGGTGGCTCAGGCAACGCCCTGGCCGCCTCTGTCCACCACTACTCACA GTCGCCTCCAGCCTGGAACGAGGAGCTTTTATTGAGCTGTGGCTTCATGCTATGCAAAGGTCTGGTTGGCTCCATGGACCTGGTGTCGATCCACTTGGCCTCCCGGCAGCGcctcttctccttcctctccctgACATGGGGCTTCGTAGCTGACGTCGACATCGAGAGCGAGAAGTACCGCCATGTTGGAGCAATCCGCTTCCTGATGGGCACTCTGGTGCGTTTGGCCTCCCTCAGAGTCTACCAGGGCAGGTTGGCGTATCTGCCTGTTAAGGAGGCGCCAAAACTTCCAAAAGGGAGCATCAAGACTAAACACCCTCCCTCCACACCGCAGCACCCCTCGCTCTGCTCCTCCCTTCCCTGCCGCCTCATCCCCAACACCTCCCCGAACCAGAACTCTCGCCACAATCACATCAGCACAAATTCCAACcacaacacaatcaccaactcCTCCAACAACACCATCACCACCAAGAGACCTGAGACCCAAAGTGACGGCAAGACCAGAGCACCGGAGGACTCTCTGCTTCCTGGCCTGGACCAGCCAGTCCCAGAGAGCTGGACAGTAGTCAAGGAGGAGGACTTTGTCTTGGTGCTGGCTATTTACCAGTCCCACCTGGCTGAGGACCTGTGGACAGCCCCTGGCGCCATGGCAGACGACGGGGTGATTCATCTCTTCTACGTGACAGCAGGAATCTCCCGTCCGGCCCTCCTGCGCCTTTTCCTCGCCATGGAGAAGGGCGGCCACTTGGCGTGCGGCTGCCCCCACCTGGTGTACGAGAAGGTGAAGGCCCTGCGGCTGGAGCCCGTATCGCCACAAGGCATGATCACTGTGGACGGGGAGATGGTGGAGTACGGGCCTGTTCAAGCGCAAATCCACCCCGGACTGGCCAGACTCATTTGTGGATGA